The sequence below is a genomic window from Chryseobacterium foetidum.
AATCTTGCCCTAATTTGGAATCTGTACTGTGTTTTTTAAAAAAATCAATACATATAAGCAGTTCTTTTGCAGCATCTTCATAGAGACCAAGGTATATTTTGTTTTGAGCAATCAGATATATGCTTTTATAAATAATATATTGATCGTCAACATTTGCAGCATACTTATTTGCAAGCAACACATCGTCAAGTGATTTTTGATAAAATGCTTCCTGAATGTATATTGCTCCTCTGTTAAAATAAGCTGTGGCGAGCAATCTTTCGTCTTTTGACTGATTTGCTGTCTCTAAAGCCTGATTGGCATAACTCAGATTTTGAGGATAAACTGAAAAATTACTTGCATACCGGTATGCATAAACAAGTGCTTCCTTATTACCTTCAGTTTTTGCGGTTTTTATATAGTGCTGAATTAAATTCCATGCTTTTTTCTGATCATTATGAAAACTGTCAATTTTCATTTCGATTTCCTGGTAGTTCATCTTTTTTTTAGAATTTACCTGTGCATTTAAATTATCCGTGATCAGGAAAATCATAAATACATAAGTTAAAACTCTTATAGTTAGATGGTTACGAAAATAGTAATGGACTTTGAGTAACACTTTTGTCTTTTTATAAATTTAAAAGTCTACAATATTAACATAATTAATCTGAATAAAAAATCTAAAATTTAAAAATTGCCGGACATTTTTTATGAATTTCCCGTAGCAATATTTGACTTAAATTAGTTTTCAGATGTATGTTTGCAACAGAAAATTAAGCGAACTAAAAATTAATCTTTATAAATTTAATCAATATGAAAAAGTTAGTACTATTTTTTTCAGCAGTATTGTTAACAACAGTAATTTCTTGTCGTCAGGATGATGATAATTTCACTACAGAAGATTATCAGAATTTGGAGATTATTAATAAAGCTTCTCAAAAGATTCAGGATTCCACTGGAACTGGGGTGACATTAGAAGGAGATCCAATTGCACCTCCTAAGAAATAAAAAAGACCAAACCAAACCACATTCACATATTTAACAATTTTTTTTTTTTTTTTTTCATCATTTGTGTTTTTAGATTCCTTGCGTGTTTCACGCGAGGAACTTTTTTTTTAAATTTAAGATTCACAAATAGACAATAATCGGCAACTGTCTATAATTATGAAATTTTTAAAATAATTACAAAAAAATATGAATTCTATAAAATTGTTTTATTCAGTACAACAAAAATTATTTATATTTGTAAAAATCATAGTGTAATGCAGACAACATATATAGAAACGCAACAGATTTCTTTTCAGGATTTTAAAAATCAGATACTTAGCGATTACAAGTTAGGAAGAATTTCCCGCGAAATGTCTTATCTCGGAAGGAGAGAGGTTCTTACAGGAAAGGCCAAATTTGGTATTTTCGGGGATGGTAAGGAACTTCCACAGCTTGCAATGGCCAAAGTTTTCAAAAATGGTGATTTCCGTTCAGGTTATTACAGAGATCAGACTTTTGCTTTGGCTGCAGACGCACTTACTGTTGAGAGTTTCTTTGCTCAGTTGTATGCAGATACGAGCGTAGAACGTGAGCCCGCTTCTGCCGGTAGACAGATGAATGGTCATTACGCTACAAGAAGCTTAAATGAAGACGGCAGCTGGAAAGATTTAACATCACAGAAAAATATTTCGTCAGATATTTCTCCTACTGCTGGCCAGATGCCCCGACTTTTAGGTTTGGCTCAGGCTTCCAAAATATATAAATCAGTAAAATTTGAAGGCTCCGAGAAATTTTCTCAGGGAGGTAACGAAGTTGCTTTCGGGACAATTGGTGATGCTTCTACAGCAGAAGGTCATTTCTGGGAAACCTTAAATGCTGCATGTGCACTACAGGTTCCTATGATTGTTTCGATCTGGGACGATGGCTACGGAATTTCTGTTCCTACAATGAAGCAGAGAGCTAAAGCAGATATTTCTGAAATGTTGAGCGGTTTTCAAAGAAAAGAAGGAGAGTTTCAGGGTTGTGAAATTATTCAGGTGAAAGCTTGGGATTATCCTGCTTTGTTGGATGCTTACGCAAGAGCAGAGCATTTTGCAAGAACGGAATCCGTTCCTGTTGTTGTGCACGTTATTGAAGTTACTCAGCCACAAGGTCACTCCACTTCAGGTTCGCACGAACGTTATAAAAATGAAGAACGTCTTGCCTGGGAAACTGAGTTCGACGGTTTGGTGAAATTTAAAGAATGGATTTTAGACTATTCAATCGAAATTGAAGGCAAAGAAGAAGTTTTGGCTACTGCTGAGGAACTTGATGCCATCGATGAAGAAGCTAAGAAGAATGTAAAAGCCGGTCAGAAGTCAGCATGGGAGAGCTACCAGAAGACAATTACAGATTTGATCAATTCAGTTTTGCCTTTGGTTGAAAATTTAAAGGGACAAAATTCTGAAATTGAAAACCATATCAGCATATTCAATAAGTTGGTTTCTAAAGCAAAGAAAGATGTTTTCCATTTGGTGAGAAAATCTTTGCTGGCAACGAGAGGAACAAATTCTTCTGAAAGAAATCAGTTGATGCAGAAGTACAACGAGATTTTTGAAGTTGAAAAAGACAATTACTCATCTCACTTATACTCTCATTCTGAATGGAAGGCTGAAAATGTAAAAGAAATAAAACCTGTTTATTCTGATTCTTCTGAAGATGTTGATGGCAGAGTAGTCATCAGAAATAATTTCGATAAAATTTTTGATAAATATCCTGAAACTTTGGTCTTCGGTGAAGATGCCGGAAATATCGGCGACGTAAACCAGGGCCTTGAAGGAATGCAGGAGAAATACGGTGAACTTCGAGTTGCCGATACAGGAATCCGTGAAGCTACAATTTTAGGTCAGGGAATCGGAATGGCAATGAGAGGATTAAGACCAATCGCTGAAATTCAGTATCTTGATTATATTCTGTATTGTCTACAGGGCATGAGCGATGATTTGTCAACTGTTCAGTACAGAACAAAGGGCGGACAAAAAGCTCCTGTGATCATCAGAACTAGAGGTCACAGACTGGAAGGTGTCTGGCATTCCGGTTCACCAATGGCGGGGATTTTAAATCTTTCCAAAGGTATTTTGGTTTTAGTTCCAAGAAACTTAACGAAAGCTGCAGGATTCTACAACACCATGCTTCAGAGCGACGAGCCTGCTGTAATCGTTGAATGTTTAAACGGATACAGATTAAAGGAAAAACAACCGGACAATATCGGTGAATTTACAGTTCCTGTCGGAAAAATTGAAGTAACAAAAGAAGGAAAGGATGTTACTTTGGTGACCTATGGTTCAACCTGGAGAATTGTCACTGAAGCAGCTAACGAATTGGAGAAATTAGGTATTTCTTCGGAAGTGATTGATGTCCAGTCATTAATTCCTTTTGATTTAACGCATGAAATTGCTGAATCTGTTAAGAAAACCAATAGATTGGTCGTAATCGACGAAGATGTGCAGGGCGGAACTTCAGCTTTTATCCTACAACAGATTTTAGAAAAACAAAAAGCATTTAGATATTTAGATTCTGATCCGTTGACGATTGCTGCAAACGATCACAGACCAGCTTACGCAAGTGACGGTGATTACTTCTCCAAGCCATCTGCAGACGATATGGTTGAAAGAATCTACGCCATGTTTAATGAAACAAATCCTGAGAAATATCCTGCGATATTTTAACTGGAATTTAAATAAATCTGAAAACCGCTTTTTTAGGGAGCGGTTTTTTTTATTGAAATCTATTGAAATCTTAAATTTTTGATTTTTTTTTAAAGAAATAGCTTAATAATTTTTTTTTTGAATTTTTAAGTACGATGACGATTTCATTGGATTAGCAACAAAAAATAGTTTATCGAATTTATTTCAATAAACTATTTTTCATAAGTGATAGTCATCTTATTTATAGCATGCCGTTTGCCTTTGTGCTGGCAAAAATCACTCACCATTCAAACCCATCATTATTCTGCTGAGATATTCCTGTTCTTTTATGACCTTTTCGTAAGACTGTTTTGCATATACCGGTGAGATCCTGTAATTTTCAGAGAATGTGTCAAACCCCTGGTTTTCGACAAATCCTGCAAAATTAGAGAGATATTCCGTGATGAAATTATCAATCAGCTTTTTTCTGATCTCACAGGCAGTACTGCTTTTCATTCTTTGTAAGGACTTCAGGACGTATGATTTATCCGCCCCAAAGCTAATAATCTGAGAAACTACAGATTTACTATTCAAAACCGTTGCTTCCTGAACAATTGGTTTCGGGTCATCTTCAAACATCATGATCGTAAGTTTTAAATGGTGATTGGATTACATTAAATAGTAGCTTTGCCTTCAATGCCGTCTGAGTTGTCGCTTTTGCTACCGCTCACAGCAGCCGCCACGAAACTGAGAAGGCTTACAAGTTTACCGGCTTTGGTGTCCCAGTAATACGTGTCTTTTGGCTCAACCCTGATGATGGAAACCGTCGG
It includes:
- a CDS encoding alpha-ketoacid dehydrogenase subunit alpha/beta, translating into MQTTYIETQQISFQDFKNQILSDYKLGRISREMSYLGRREVLTGKAKFGIFGDGKELPQLAMAKVFKNGDFRSGYYRDQTFALAADALTVESFFAQLYADTSVEREPASAGRQMNGHYATRSLNEDGSWKDLTSQKNISSDISPTAGQMPRLLGLAQASKIYKSVKFEGSEKFSQGGNEVAFGTIGDASTAEGHFWETLNAACALQVPMIVSIWDDGYGISVPTMKQRAKADISEMLSGFQRKEGEFQGCEIIQVKAWDYPALLDAYARAEHFARTESVPVVVHVIEVTQPQGHSTSGSHERYKNEERLAWETEFDGLVKFKEWILDYSIEIEGKEEVLATAEELDAIDEEAKKNVKAGQKSAWESYQKTITDLINSVLPLVENLKGQNSEIENHISIFNKLVSKAKKDVFHLVRKSLLATRGTNSSERNQLMQKYNEIFEVEKDNYSSHLYSHSEWKAENVKEIKPVYSDSSEDVDGRVVIRNNFDKIFDKYPETLVFGEDAGNIGDVNQGLEGMQEKYGELRVADTGIREATILGQGIGMAMRGLRPIAEIQYLDYILYCLQGMSDDLSTVQYRTKGGQKAPVIIRTRGHRLEGVWHSGSPMAGILNLSKGILVLVPRNLTKAAGFYNTMLQSDEPAVIVECLNGYRLKEKQPDNIGEFTVPVGKIEVTKEGKDVTLVTYGSTWRIVTEAANELEKLGISSEVIDVQSLIPFDLTHEIAESVKKTNRLVVIDEDVQGGTSAFILQQILEKQKAFRYLDSDPLTIAANDHRPAYASDGDYFSKPSADDMVERIYAMFNETNPEKYPAIF